From the Manihot esculenta cultivar AM560-2 chromosome 3, M.esculenta_v8, whole genome shotgun sequence genome, one window contains:
- the LOC110612110 gene encoding cytochrome P450 714A1 isoform X2 has translation MEDVSELLLLRILPSLALLGLLSFIFHICRTILLRSYTVKRKLHMQGIKGPSPVFLYGNLVEMQQLQLKARKHVSPSHAQIVAQDYNSIVFPYFDHWRKEYGPIYTYSTGFKQHLYITDPELVKTMSLCNTLDLGKPPYVTKRFAPMFGNGIMRSNGHFWALQRKIVAPEFFMAKVKTMVGLMVDSTQPLLREWEERIEIQGGLQAEITVDDDLKGLSANVIAKACFGSSYFKGNEIFSKLRTLHKALAHRSTPFGFTCFRKNYKEINRLEREIESLIWDTVQERQKQGSMKKDLMQLILEEAVNNSNGGKLSPRKFLVDNCKSLYFAGHDTTAISASWCLVLLALHPEWQSRIREEITQICNEGSVDANSLPNFKMVTMVIQEAMRLFPPAGFVVREALEEVQIGNITIPKGVCIWTLISTLHRDPTMWGPDANEFRPERFADGVSKACKFPQAYIPFGLGTRLCVGRNFAMVELKIVISSIVSKFKFSLSPNYVHSPVFRMLVEPQHGLQLLIQKA, from the exons ATGGAGGACGTCTCTGAACTTCTTCTTCTCAGAATCTTGCCTTCTCTTGCTCTTCTTGgattactttccttcatattcCACATATGCAGAACAATCTTGCTTAGGTCGTACACAGTGAAGAGGAAGCTACACATGCAAGGTATCAAAGGGCCTTCTCCTGTTTTTCTTTATGGGAATCTCGTTGAGATGCAGCAGCTCCAGCTCAAGGCAAGGAAACATGTTTCTCCAAGTCATGCTCAGATTGTAGCTCAGGATTACAATTCCATTGTTTTCCCTTACTTCGACCACTGGAGAAAAGAATACG GTCCAATATACACATATTCAACAGGGTTTAAGCAACATTTGTATATTACCGACCCTGAATTAGTGAAGACCATGAGCCTTTGTAATACTTTGGACTTAGGCAAGCCTCCTTATGTGACTAAGAGATTTGCACCCATGTTCGGCAATGGCATTATGAGGTCCAATGGTCACTTCTGGGCTTTACAAAGGAAAATTGTCGCACCAGAATTTTTCATGGCCAAAGTCAAG ACCATGGTAGGGCTAATGGTGGACTCAACACAGCCATTGCTAAGAGAGTGGGAGGAGAGAATTGAAATCCAAGGTGGTCTCCAAGCAGAAATCACAGTTGATGATGATTTGAAAGGCCTCTCAGCTAATGTCATTGCAAAAGCTTGTTTTGGTAGTTCTTATTTCAAAGGGAATGAGATTTTCTCCAAGCTTAGAACTCTCCACAAAGCCCTTGCCCACAGAAGCACCCCTTTTGGCTTCACATGTTTTCG CAAAAATTATAAAGAGATCAACAGGTTGGAAAGAGAGATTGAGTCCTTAATCTGGGATACAGTTCAAGAACGCCAAAAGCAGGGCTCAATGAAGAAGGATCTAATGCAGCTAATACTTGAAGAGGCTGTCAATAATTCTAATGGAGGGAAGCTTTCTCCAAGGAAATTTTTAGTAGATAATTGCAAGAGCTTATACTTTGCCGGACATGACACAACTGCTATTTCTGCTTCTTGGTGTTTGGTTCTTCTTGCTTTACATCCAGAGTGGCAATCTAGAATCCGAGAAGAGATCACTCAGATTTGCAATGAAGGATCAGTAGATGCAAATTCATTGCCTAACTTCAAGATG GTCACCATGGTGATTCAGGAGGCCATGAGACTGTTCCCACCAGCAGGATTTGTAGTAAGAGAGGCACTTGAGGAGGTCCAAATTGGAAACATCACAATTCCAAAGGGCGTGTGCATATGGACTCTGATTTCAACCTTGCACAGAGATCCTACCATGTGGGGACCAGATGCTAACGAGTTCAGGCCTGAAAGGTTCGCTGATGGGGTCTCAAAAGCTTGCAAATTTCCCCAAGCTTATATCCCATTTGGACTGGGGACTCGTCTGTGTGTTGGTCGAAACTTTGCCATGGTGGAATTGAAAATTGTTATCTCCTCCATTGTATCAAAGTTCAAATTCTCGTTGTCTCCCAATTATGTTCATTCTCCCGTTTTTAGAATGCTTGTTGAACCTCAACATGGTTTACAGCTTCTAATCCAAAAGGCTTAG
- the LOC110612110 gene encoding cytochrome P450 714A1 isoform X1 → MEDVSELLLLRILPSLALLGLLSFIFHICRTILLRSYTVKRKLHMQGIKGPSPVFLYGNLVEMQQLQLKARKHVSPSHAQIVAQDYNSIVFPYFDHWRKEYGPIYTYSTGFKQHLYITDPELVKTMSLCNTLDLGKPPYVTKRFAPMFGNGIMRSNGHFWALQRKIVAPEFFMAKVKQTMVGLMVDSTQPLLREWEERIEIQGGLQAEITVDDDLKGLSANVIAKACFGSSYFKGNEIFSKLRTLHKALAHRSTPFGFTCFRKNYKEINRLEREIESLIWDTVQERQKQGSMKKDLMQLILEEAVNNSNGGKLSPRKFLVDNCKSLYFAGHDTTAISASWCLVLLALHPEWQSRIREEITQICNEGSVDANSLPNFKMVTMVIQEAMRLFPPAGFVVREALEEVQIGNITIPKGVCIWTLISTLHRDPTMWGPDANEFRPERFADGVSKACKFPQAYIPFGLGTRLCVGRNFAMVELKIVISSIVSKFKFSLSPNYVHSPVFRMLVEPQHGLQLLIQKA, encoded by the exons ATGGAGGACGTCTCTGAACTTCTTCTTCTCAGAATCTTGCCTTCTCTTGCTCTTCTTGgattactttccttcatattcCACATATGCAGAACAATCTTGCTTAGGTCGTACACAGTGAAGAGGAAGCTACACATGCAAGGTATCAAAGGGCCTTCTCCTGTTTTTCTTTATGGGAATCTCGTTGAGATGCAGCAGCTCCAGCTCAAGGCAAGGAAACATGTTTCTCCAAGTCATGCTCAGATTGTAGCTCAGGATTACAATTCCATTGTTTTCCCTTACTTCGACCACTGGAGAAAAGAATACG GTCCAATATACACATATTCAACAGGGTTTAAGCAACATTTGTATATTACCGACCCTGAATTAGTGAAGACCATGAGCCTTTGTAATACTTTGGACTTAGGCAAGCCTCCTTATGTGACTAAGAGATTTGCACCCATGTTCGGCAATGGCATTATGAGGTCCAATGGTCACTTCTGGGCTTTACAAAGGAAAATTGTCGCACCAGAATTTTTCATGGCCAAAGTCAAG CAGACCATGGTAGGGCTAATGGTGGACTCAACACAGCCATTGCTAAGAGAGTGGGAGGAGAGAATTGAAATCCAAGGTGGTCTCCAAGCAGAAATCACAGTTGATGATGATTTGAAAGGCCTCTCAGCTAATGTCATTGCAAAAGCTTGTTTTGGTAGTTCTTATTTCAAAGGGAATGAGATTTTCTCCAAGCTTAGAACTCTCCACAAAGCCCTTGCCCACAGAAGCACCCCTTTTGGCTTCACATGTTTTCG CAAAAATTATAAAGAGATCAACAGGTTGGAAAGAGAGATTGAGTCCTTAATCTGGGATACAGTTCAAGAACGCCAAAAGCAGGGCTCAATGAAGAAGGATCTAATGCAGCTAATACTTGAAGAGGCTGTCAATAATTCTAATGGAGGGAAGCTTTCTCCAAGGAAATTTTTAGTAGATAATTGCAAGAGCTTATACTTTGCCGGACATGACACAACTGCTATTTCTGCTTCTTGGTGTTTGGTTCTTCTTGCTTTACATCCAGAGTGGCAATCTAGAATCCGAGAAGAGATCACTCAGATTTGCAATGAAGGATCAGTAGATGCAAATTCATTGCCTAACTTCAAGATG GTCACCATGGTGATTCAGGAGGCCATGAGACTGTTCCCACCAGCAGGATTTGTAGTAAGAGAGGCACTTGAGGAGGTCCAAATTGGAAACATCACAATTCCAAAGGGCGTGTGCATATGGACTCTGATTTCAACCTTGCACAGAGATCCTACCATGTGGGGACCAGATGCTAACGAGTTCAGGCCTGAAAGGTTCGCTGATGGGGTCTCAAAAGCTTGCAAATTTCCCCAAGCTTATATCCCATTTGGACTGGGGACTCGTCTGTGTGTTGGTCGAAACTTTGCCATGGTGGAATTGAAAATTGTTATCTCCTCCATTGTATCAAAGTTCAAATTCTCGTTGTCTCCCAATTATGTTCATTCTCCCGTTTTTAGAATGCTTGTTGAACCTCAACATGGTTTACAGCTTCTAATCCAAAAGGCTTAG
- the LOC110610417 gene encoding cell wall / vacuolar inhibitor of fructosidase 2: MASLKIFNSVLVFLAIMGTCGSTRLQFPGDNNSEDFISTSCSHTLYYQVCASTLRSDPRSKTADLQGLARIALNISKSYGVATVAHIGDLKSEATGNESLSSCLDECREEYSEAVENLEDVVEALNARSLENVKTLVSSAMTYSDTCEESFEEIQLASPLVDRNLYFSKLCSNFLAISSLLS; this comes from the coding sequence ATGGCTTCACTCAAAATCTTCAACTCTGTTCTTGTGTTCTTGGCAATAATGGGTACTTGTGGTTCTACAAGATTGCAATTTCCAGGAGATAATAACAGCGAGGActttatttctacttcatgcAGCCACACCCTCTACTACCAAGTCTGTGCATCTACCTTAAGATCTGATCCTCGCAGCAAAACAGCAGATCTTCAAGGGCTAGCTCGTATTGCACTTAACATTAGCAAATCATATGGGGTGGCAACTGTAGCCCACATTGGTGATTTGAAATCTGAAGCTACAGGAAATGAGAGTCTCTCCAGTTGCTTGGATGAATGCAGAGAAGAATATAGTGAGGCTGTTGAAAATCTGGAAGATGTAGTTGAAGCTCTAAATGCTAGATCCTTAGAAAATGTGAAGACATTGGTGAGCTCTGCGATGACATATTCAGATACGtgcgaggagagctttgaggagatACAACTTGCTTCTCCTCTGGTTGATAGAAACCTGTATTTCAGTAAGTTGTGCAGTAATTTTCTGGCTATATCCAGTCTTTTAAGTTGA